The genomic segment ttactggtttaaacttagcccaggtttttaaaacatttttgggtcagcagaccttaatagcttcaacaattgattgccaattagtttaaaatacaatgaatttaatGCCCaaattatgcagagctgtaatagctgctaatggtggatattttgattaatcgaaaatgtaagttttttctatgtataaactgtttatgtaataaaacatgttttcgtagtttgtgttgtcccttatcagtgcaaaattatcacaaattaaaaagtgattcatgccaatattgtccaaaacagCTGCAAGTCATCTGTGAGGACTGAGAATGTAGTTTTTATATGGGTAATTTAAGTCTcaatcattaaatataaataaatagacattttagtcatttaggAATGTTCTCTCTATTTGGTGCAGTTctgtttttaagaatttttcgAATAATGTCTTTGATTTCAGCCGTCTTTAAAACATAAACGATAGGGTTTAGCATTGGTGGAATAGCATATGCCAGAGATGTGCTGATGATTCTGGCATTGGGTGTGAGAGAAATCAACACTGCAGCAAGATATGAGTAGCCCATGGGCAGGAAATATATCCCTACTAACAACAGGTGAGAAACACAGGTCTTCAAAGCTTTTAAACGTCCTTGCCAAGTTGTAATTTTGATTAAAGCAAGAAAAATTCCCATATATGAAAGGACTATAATGATCAATGGTGCCAAAAGGTACAAAACTGAGACAAGAAATGCAAAGATCTTACTAATGCTATAGTCATTACATGCCAACCTAAACACTGGTCCAtgatcacaaaaataactttGTATCATAATGGATTCACAGAATGAAAGTTGGCTGATGAAAGACACCATCAAGGCCACAATAGAAGAATTAAATGCCCAAACTGCTGAGAAAATTAAGATCATACTTGTATTGTTCACAATTGCATGATATCTTAAAGGCAAACAAATTGCAATGAAACGATCATATGCCAGAACAACGAGAGTGACACTTTGTAGAGAACTGAAGAAGaacacaaaaaacatgtttgccaAACAAGCATTAAAGGAGATGTACCGTGAGTCGAACAGAAAATTCTTCATCATGTTAGGAATTAGTGCATTAGTTTCACCAATGTCAGCCAAGGCCAAGTTAAACACACCAATGTACTTTGGACTGTGCAGACTTCGCTCAAGAGCAATAATGAGAAGGACTACAGAGTTCCCAATTacactaataaaataaaccataaataaGAATATATAGTAATAACTGCTGTACGGTATACCTGAAAGTCCAATGATGAAAAAGTATTCAGGATGAACAATGGAGACATTCTGGGAAACACTTGCATTCATAGAACTCATTGCAGCTTTGCGTTTGCCGTTTTGAACAAGCTGAAAATAGAAATGACCATAACATAAGCAAAATCTATTAAATTTACAAACCTgtaactacaatttaaaattctgaaaatatacCTTCATGTAACTTTGTATAATATTTCAATCACATAGATAAAAAGTTTTAGAGTCTGAGAAAACAATGACAATGACTGTCTGAGCACGTTGAATGAAATTACTTCGCTATAATTGCTGGTTCTTATCCTCTTATTCTGCAAAGATCACTGGATGTTTGTGTCATTGAATCTAAATATATCTTTCGATTCATCTCATGAGAGTCTTGAGACAACACTGATGCAATATGTGCTGCAAATATTTTGGTCACTAGTTTGGATCAATGTTTCATTTACTGGACTGCAAACAATTCTCACAACCTTGTTCtcatttgacatttattgtcACACAacaatattttagttatttaaggATGAACAACAagcattaaatgaataaaatggataatcataaaatagttttgttaaaacatattttattaatcatttatatcagttggtaacaatataaacaatcAATTTATTGGTGACCAAAAACAACCCCTCTGGGGCAGGCTTGTCCAACCATGCTCATAAATGGCCTTCTAGAAGAGTTTAACTATAGGACTTAATACAACTGAAGCAGCTATTCAAGGTAATAAGGATCTTTAAAAACTTTCAGGCATGTGTGTTGGAGCTACACTGCAGGAAAGCTCTGCAGGAGCAGGATTGAACACCTCTTTCTTGGGTCAACAGGCCCAGGAAATGCACAAGACAATGGCAATGACAAAGGCAAGACAAGACAATGATGTAAGGGTGTACAATCCTGCTCCTAGAGGGCTATTCAGAGAAGTTTAGCTCTAGGCCTAATTAAATGTACCCAAACAAGCTAAACAAGGACGGTGTCTGCAGTCGCCCCATACCCTTAAATAGGGGACTGTTTGAGGGGACAGCCATTTGTAGTGCTGTCCGAAAACATAATGTACACTATTAAGTGCACTcattcaatcccataatgcactgctATAATGAGTGGCTAGTGAATATCCTATAATGCACTGTGAGGGTCATGACAACTGAATTTGTTTGTCTCCCCAGAAGATGGCGCCTGCAGCTGAATCATCCATCCATACCTTTTTGTCAAACTGCTAGTCCAAACTGTGTAATATGATACAgatatagatttatttttaaatgattattaaatagtttaataaaggtttacACATTTCCATGACAGAGTTcacaataaatagataaataaataaatactactgtAGCCACCAGTTTGCTAAGTTTCAAATGATTCTTAAATAGTAAGCACGAACTACACTAAAGATGCAGCCTTTTGGGCCCACTCAGTGTCTGAATTCGTtcacttgtttttattcagtccCTCGAGTGAATTATATTAGTGGATTAATGTGTGGAATAGTAAATGAGGGTGTGGGGGTGATTTTGAACACAACAACAGTCATCAGAATCACTAAAAAActtacaggcaggtgtgttggtACTAAAATATGCAGGAATGTGAAACttcaggagcaggattggacatcTCTGCCCTGGGAAAAGAGGGGGAACAGACAACAGGCCCAGTAAATGCGCAAAGATCTGTACACATGGTGTGTGGATGTCACAGAAAATAaagtatctaaaaataaaatctaaattaatttaaatgttagtagtaaacaataacatccagggtgtgacaaaaaaataaacaagtaaacagGCAATGGTCAGGGTAGGTAGCAAACAACTAGGTAAACAGCCCAAGGTCACAAACAAAGGCAAGGCAAGTTAACACAAGGAGGCAAggaaaaacttaaaattgtagCTACCGACAAACAGTACTGAGtcatgtgtgtgtaaaaattAGTGCAGCATAAGTAGTCCCACTGACTGGAAACAGGCAAGTCTGTAATCAGTTTCTAGGCTGAGGTTTCTGGGAAATGGAGTCCGAGGGTGGGGGTCTAACACCGAGGCCCTTTGGGCATGCCAACCATAGGGCATAAAGCCCTAAGCAGACTAGACTGGTCATAGATTGGTTAAAGCAGACAAGATCTGTGTCTAAAGGGCAAGGACATCCAAGTTGTAGAACCTTGGCAAAGGTCGACAGAAAGCGCCAGCCGGCTGCTGCACAGATGTTACCAATGGTCATTCCATTAAACCATGCCCAGGAAGAGGCAATTTCCCTGGCAGAGCGGGCTCTCAGTCCAACAGGACATTGTTAGCCCAAGTAGGCATAAGCCAGCCCTGACCCATCCACTATCCAGCTGGCAGCCCCTTAGCGCAGACTCCAAAGCACACCAAAACCTGCTCTGACTGCTGGAATTGGCTAGTGTGCTCAATATATACTCTGAGGGCTCAGACCAGACAGAGCGGGTCGGAAGAAAATGTGCTGATGACCCTTGCATCCTCAAAAATGGGGAGAGCAGAGAGGGTAATGACCTGTGCTTTGAACAAAGTGGAGAGCCCCTTACGAACATGGCCATGCCTTAGCTTAAGGATGACCTTGCAGATGTTTGGCCTAATCTACAGTTGGCAGTCCTATCAACTGTAGTGGCTTGGACTGTGGGTCTCAAAGAGCCTGGAGAACTGTGGACAATTCCTAGTTGGAACTGTATGGAAACAATGCAGTTTCAGATTTCTAGTCCCTTAAGAACCTTATTATTACATCATTCCTACCAACTAAAAAACTGTGGAATATGTGAAACAGGACGGAAACATTCTTGAAAGCAGTGTCTGGCAAAAGATGcagaaaacgtaaaaaaaaaaaggacattttgcAGTTGTATGTCGGATATATGTAACAACAGCCTTTTCTCAAGGaactcacctcagtcatggtattgagggtggaagagagcgctggttattcactctgCCCTCCGACAATTCCTACCAGACCCAAGACTCGAACCTGCAACCTTGGGGTTACAAGTcagactctctaaccattaggcaaTGGCTGCtccaaaaattgtaaaaaagaaAGGGTAGAGACGTTTATAACAGCAGTACACAAACAAGCAGAACATTGCAATTTTTGAGCATTAAAAGAGGACCGTATAGTTGCGGTAAGTAGAGACTAGAGACTGTCAGAGCAGTTGTACAAGTCAAATGGATACcatgacaataaaacaaaacaaaagtcaatgcaaaaaaaaaacaaaaacaaaaaactgtggAATATGTGGACAGAAAACGTAAAAATGAGGACATTTTGTAGTTGTATGTCGGTCGTATAAATTGCAACAGGACAGAGAATCCTCTGAGGAAGAGGAGTATGCTTTTCTGGGGGAACTGTCAACAGGGACTTTTACAGAACGAACAGTGACTGTCACTGTGAATTGCACTCCTGTTAACCTTAAACTTGACACAGGAGTAGCCGTGTCCACAATACCAGAGTGGAAAGGATGTTTCCAGTGTATATTGAGTGCAAAGGGACACAGCAGCATTCAAGACATTTATGTTGTAAACAAACTCAAAAAATCTCTTCTGGGTCTTCCTGCCATAGAGgctttaaatttcattcatcAAATTGAAACAGTCACACAACAGAAACTACACTGAAGCGTTTCTGTCAGTGTTTAGGGGTCTAGGATTGTTGAAAGAAAGATATCACATCGAGCCGCAAATGGGAGCGAAACCATATGCGTTGTCAACACCCCGCTGAGTCCCCATACCTCTCAGAACAAAAGTGAAAGAGGAACTTGACAGACTGGTGTCTATGGGTGTAATTTTAAAGGTGAATGGTCCTACAGAATGGTGTGCTGGTATGGTAGCAGTTCCTAAACcaaatagaaaaatccaaatatgTAAAGGTTGCACACCTAAACGTCACAACTGCAGAGATCACAGTCAAAACTGTCAAAGAGGACTTTGCTCAGCATGGATTTCCAGAGGCATGGATTTCTGACAACAGACCACCATAGTTTCCAGCAGTTTGCACAGGAATACAATTTCAAGCAGATGGCATTCTGGCCTCTGAAATGGTGTTCATTATACTCTGTGGGCAACAAATCAATCCCTTTGCCTAAGAAAGGAGCGTAAAAAAGAGCCTAAGAGGCTTTTCCTTAGTGGAACAGGCCAAGATGCTGCTGGCAGTAGCTGTACCATCTCAGGCAACCATGAGTGGTTCTTTTAGAGTGGGCCACTAGAACTACCAAGCATCTCTCCTCCCTGATTGGTCTGATAATGTGCGAAGCAGAGCAACCAGAGGGAAGCAATACAGGTGCAAACTCGCGGGCTAGTGCATCCCTCTCCCTTGAGAAGAATATTATGCA from the Labeo rohita strain BAU-BD-2019 unplaced genomic scaffold, IGBB_LRoh.1.0 scaffold_113, whole genome shotgun sequence genome contains:
- the LOC127157623 gene encoding olfactory receptor 1M1-like, with the protein product MKLVQNGKRKAAMSSMNASVSQNVSIVHPEYFFIIGLSGIPYSSYYYIFLFMVYFISVIGNSVVLLIIALERSLHSPKYIGVFNLALADIGETNALIPNMMKNFLFDSRYISFNACLANMFFVFFFSSLQSVTLVVLAYDRFIAICLPLRYHAIVNNTSMILIFSAVWAFNSSIVALMVSFISQLSFCESIMIQSYFCDHGPVFRLACNDYSISKIFAFLVSVLYLLAPLIIIVLSYMGIFLALIKITTWQGRLKALKTCVSHLLLVGIYFLPMGYSYLAAVLISLTPNARIISTSLAYAIPPMLNPIVYVLKTAEIKDIIRKILKNRTAPNRENIPK